The Drosophila sulfurigaster albostrigata strain 15112-1811.04 chromosome 3, ASM2355843v2, whole genome shotgun sequence genomic sequence aatatttattaaaaagctGCAACCGTTTTATCTATTCTATtgattaaatatacaaaatttggaataaaaatattttacaatttaaataaataaaataaactttgcttctatttatattttcaacaattttgagCTTGCTAGCTTATTGAAAATGTAGTTCAAGGAGAAATAGCTGACATGCAATTTATGATGGACGCAAATAGAATATTTCGAAATGCATAAGTAAATGGAATTGAGAGCAAAACACTTGAAAAGCAGCACATTGCAAGCAAATGTTTGCATGCAGAGATGCGGAGATGACACAAAGTGCATggagcagcaagcagaagcCGAAAGCGGAGCGTGTAGAGACGCTCAACAAAACCACTTTACTGTCTGCGCAGGTGAAAAGCCTGCAAGTGAGTTcagcatatgtgtgtatgagtgtgtgtgtgtgtgtaacatatgtaggtgtgtgtctgagtgtgtcAACAACTGCcagcctgcctgcctgcctgcctgcctgcctgccttcTTGGCTGCTTTGGTTGCTTTGGTTGCCTGCCTTGTCTAGCTGTCTGGCAAGCAACACTCAAGTGGCTGAGAGTGTCAGCTTCTGTGTGTATCTTGTCCATTTACATGCGCtatttatttcgtattttccTTTCCACCTGCAATCAATTGACATTCCACATTCCATCTCCACAACGACTTTCACTTTAATGTTCTCACTTCCACTTTCATTTCACTTACCTCACAGATGGATTGACTGATGTTGCGCAGATTGAGGCGAAATATGCGATCCCTGCAAGAGATAATGGGAAATAAATTacgctttgtttttttcttttatttattttttgttgttgttgtttcgtttgGATCTTATAAGGACATGCAAGTGACACTTGAGCTAATCCCGAACTCGTGCCGTGACATACGATAAGTTAATGCTGTGCAGCAAGGGCGTGACACAGATAGACACATTAGACATCGAGCAGAAGGCATCATCAGTTTGTCAGTTTGTCATTATAAAACCAACGCCAACGActaagcaattgaaattgtcttTTTCGTGCCGTTCCCGTTCTATCTGTCTGcctgctgtgtgtgtatttttttttgaaaaatggtTGCGTTGCACATGCCGCAAAACGTCGCACACTTTTAGGCTTTGCCGCACCTGCGGCGTCGCTACGTTTTGCTGCGTTTGCAATGGCCACCAAGGCTTGcaactgattgattgattgatggatatatcgatgtcgatgtcgctgtCGCAATAttgccacacactcacacagacgccgacacagacacagacacaattGCGATGGCGAACTTTAAGCGGCAGCCGCAATTTCAGTGGCACTTTTAGGGCCACTCCAAAGTTTCAACTGGGAAAAAGGGGAAGCCGTCGACAAAACTCGGTGCTAAAGTGTGTTTTATGTAGTTTCCGGCAGAGTTTTAGGCGCTGTCGCTGGCCCTCAACAACTCTGAACCATTAATCTTCATTTCGGTActagcaagagcaacagcagcaggagacgAAGGACCCACTGACGATGATGCTCCGACGACCGCCGCCCTCTGACGGTGCTGTGGCTGCGTTGGAAAAATGGCGCACGAGTCAAGTGGTAATTTTGGTTACTTTGTTTGGCTGCTTTTGAACCCCCCTCGCACGTCCCTCGTTAGGCGACTCGAGAGACCGCAACTGTTAAAATGCGGCCATGTTAAACTTGCGGCAGACAAATGAGCAAACGACGTCCATTGTCAAATTGAGCTGGAGAACTAGTCTGACCTGGCtttgccctctctctctctcctcttctcAACCCCCCGACCTGTCTCGACCCCTAGCCTCTGGCCCCTTACCCTACCGcattaattcataattatgTATGCCGACAGTGTTGGCAACAAACTCTCGaccgaaaatgaaatatgcagcagcaaaagtagCTGCTACGCCTGCAACCGGAAATTCGCACAGTCAGACCGGAAGCGTGTAATTATCACAGTTTGGTGTGAGGCGCACACAGATGCGAGAACATCAAGAACTTGGTCTGCATAGTTTCCCCGTCTACTTATAAATCTAACACTTGGTCGAAAAAGAGTCAAAGTCGTGGTTATTCCTTAGCTCGGATATGGTTATAGGATAAGGATACTTACATGGCGCCAACGTAGAGCGCATTGTTGCGCTCATCCATGTAGAAGGTTTTATAGTGCAGCGGCCCACAACTAAAGTCTCTGACATGTTCtgtaaataatagaaataagaAAGATTAAgcatattgcgtatacgcaggGTAAAATACAAGAGCGAGcgatattgttgtttttaaaggTTATTCAGTGGGTTGACTTTTTGACTTGAGTTAATTAAAGTTCATGCATCTATTAATGAAACTGTCAGCAGCAGCGTGTGTCAGGCGtacaaaaaaactaattaaactaTTATAATTTAGGCACACAAAGCTAATTTATGGGGCGGCATCAGGCGCAGACTCCCAGACAAAAGAAGTCATGTATACTTCTAATATGAGAGaacaatgcacacacactcaagcacacacacacttggtaaacaaacacaacaggCGAAAAAGCCTTGCAGATTTGACAACGAATGCGGTTAGAATGTCACGTACTAGGAAACGTCACGTGCCTCGCGTCCTCCAAAAATACAtgcttatatgtatgtggacgatgacgacgtcgacggcgaaTGCTTCGTGGCTCCACTGTCAATGTCATTAACGAAAGATTGAGGCATTTAGCTAAAATTTTTACGACATTAAGTTGTCAACTAATTTGGCGCAATTAGTAAGCAATGCGCTGATGCgctgaaaagtaggcaacttttttatttcaaaacaCAAATCCTTTGATGGCAGCGCTAAGAGtcaattttgtgttgttcCCATTTTCCACTTTATACTTTGTTTCACATCGACTCAATCTCTTActtcttctctcttttctctctctctctctctctctctctgtctcgctgtGTGGATGTCAACATCCCAAAATGAAACGACATCTAATGAGCTCCCACTGACAATAGGCCACCTCCCAAAAGGCAGCACGACACGACAACAACTTTGggcaaagaaaaagaaaacatgctCATTAAAATGAGCAAAGCCTTAGACATTGAGTTGCCCAGtgatttgcataataatacataatgaATAATAAGTAAGCATCTAAATAGTATTGTCAGCAGGCTCAGCTAGCCAACTGGCTAGTTGACCCTTATGCAAATTTCCATTGCTTGTTtcgaattttacaatttgtaatGTAACTGTGAGAACAGTCATGTTTAACAATCTCTctcaattgaattaattgtTGTTCAACTAATTTCATTGCAATCTATCCTACAAATCACAGGAAGCTATTCAGATGACAAccttatttaaagtttatattttgtcttgtattttttttttttgtttagagaTTAAATTTAGAGTATGGCTCAGAGACAAGTGCTGCATGGATTAGGGCGCGGCATCGGGTGAGTTTTATTACGACTTTTAATAGCTTTCAATACTAAATCGATATCAGATGGTCGATGAGCCACAAAAGGCAACCAAATTCTACCACTGTGCGATACTCCCATTGGATGCCAACGATTGCGAAAAGTGATTATCGGAAATCTGTGGACCCGAAGTACAATAAGGTTTGCTGATGTTATGGAGAAGTTACCCGCTTTAAGCATGCTTCTTTTTACAGGGCATGTCCTACACATATGAGGAGCGTCAACGTTTAAGTTTGTGTGGACTTCTGCCGCCTGCATATCGCACAATGGAGCAGCAGTTGTATGCGGTCTCTGAGAGTTTCGCTAACCAGACTTCCGATCTGCATCGCTACATATTCTTGCGGGCACTACGACAACGCCATGAACGTCTCTACTACGAGTTTCTCTCCAAAAGAGTGAACGAGTGTATGCCCATCATATACACGCCCACGGTAGGTACAGCGTGTGTCAAGTTCAGCCTTTTGCACTATACCGCCCTTGGGCTGTATGTGACGCGATACGACAAAGGTCACGTGATCGATGTGCTGAAGAACTGGCCTCAACCAGAAATTCGTGCCGTCTGCATTACGGATGGCGAACGCATTCTCGGCTTGGGCGATCAGGGGGCCAATGGCATGGGCATCTCAGTGGGCAAAATGGATTTGTACACCGCCCTTGGCCGCATACCACCGCAGTTCCTGATGCCCGCCGTCCTGGATGTGGGCACTAATAATCAGACGCATCTCGCTGATCCCCTGTACATTGGCATACGTCAGGAGCGATTGAGGGGTCCCGAATACGAGGAGATTGTGCAAGAATTCATGGATGCTGTGGTCGAGGTCTGGGGACCGCAAACACTCATACATTTCGAAGACTTTGCGACGCCGAATGCGTTTAAGTTCATCAATAAGTATCAggattgctattgctatttcAATGATGATATCCAAGGCACAGCTGCCACTGGGCTGGCAGCATTCCTAGGCGTGGAGCGTATTTCAAAGAAGCCGCTGCAAGATCATGTTATATTTATGGCTGGCGCTGGCAGCGCATGTCTAGGCATTGCAAAGCTGGTCATCAAGGAGCTGCTGAAGCGCAATGTCAGCGAGAAGGACGCCtacaagaatatatacattgCCGACCAGTTTGGACTGGTCACCAAAGAAACCAAAGAAATGATACCAGACTTGAAGCCATTCCGCAAGGATATGCCACCGATAAAGAGCCTCGAGGAAATGGTGGAGAAATTCAAGCCATCTATATTGTTGGGTGCTACCGGCTCGGCTGGCATCTTCACAGAGAAGGTACTTCGCACGATGGGAAAGCATAATGAACGGCCAGCGATATTCGCAGTTTCGAATCCAACAACCAAGGCTGAATGCACCGCCGAGCAGGCCTACAACTTCACCGAGGTTAGCACACATATTAAATAcctcttttcttatttttcacTATATTTCATCTTGTTGTCAGGGTCGTGCTCTGTTTTGTTCCGGCTCCCCCTTTCCGCCCGTGGTATTCAATGGAAAACGCATTGTTCCCGGGCAGGCAAATAATTCGTTTGCCTTTCCCGGCGTCGCCTTGGCCGTGATGTGTACGCGACCTTTTAAAATACCCGATGATGTATTTCTGGTTGCTGCTAAAACGCTAGCCGACTATGCGGAGAAACACTATCCGGGCGAAGAGAAACTCTTTCCGACTACAGTCGAAGCTTGCGATGTGGCATTCGACATTGCCGTGAATGTGGCGAAATATTTCTTCGACAAGGGATTGAGCAATGTTTTTCCGAAGCCTGATGATATCAGTGATTTcatcaagcagcagcaatattaTACTAATTACGGATCATCGTTGCCGCCCGTCTGGGAATATCCAGAGTTGCCCTCATGTCCGTTGCCGGACGAGTGGGAAAAGAAGACGAACAAGCAACGCAGCTAGCcttgaaatatttgatttcgtttttagtttgtttttgatGCAAAGTAAATTGAAAGTCGTGTGTAGCCaagtcttttatttttttatgatttttactatttgattttttatatatggCATTCAAAGGGATAAACGTAAATTCGATTGCACGCATCTCTCCGCGTAACTGGCTGCGAATCTGCCATCATGTGAGGCGTTGTACACACTCAGATCCCTACAGTGAAATAGTGCGAAATAACTCGGATGTCATCATGAATTCCCGCTTGAACAAGGTGCGTAAACTTGCATTCCACGGCAAATATTACATCAGTGTCTTTGGCAGGGACTCGCATTCACTTTAAAGGAACGCCAATTGCTGGGCGTTCACGGTCTGATGCCCTGCAATTTTCGATCCATGGAAGAGGTTGTCGAAGTGGCCAAGAACAACTTTATGTCGCGCAAAGATCCACTCGGTCAGTATACGTATCTGATGTCACTGCGATCGCTGCACGAACGCATCTTCTATCGTTTCATCAGCGAGAATGCAGAGCTGGCTTTGCCCATCATGTATACGCCAACGGTTGGCAGCGTTGTCAATCTGTTCTCCATGGTCTACCGCATGGGTATGGGCATGTATGTGACGCTCTATGATCGTGGTCATATTATCGATGTGCTCAAGAATTGGCGCGTGCAAAGTGTGCGTGGCATTTGCGTTACAGATGGCGAACGCATCCTTGGGCTTGGCGACATGGCAGCTAATGGCATGGGCATTGTCTTGGGCAAGCTATTTCTTTACACCGCACTTGGCGGGGTACCACCGCAAATTCTTTTACCCATCACGCTAGACGTGGGCACCAACAATCAGTTGCTGCTCGACGATCCACATTACGTGGGCGCTCGTGTTAAGAGAATCAGAGGCGCCGAATACGATGATTTCGTGGAGGAATTTATGCAGGCGGCTGTGACGTGCTTTGGCGATGACACATTCATACATTTCGAGGACTTTGCCACACCGAATGCTTACAAGTTCCTCCGAAAGTATCAGTACAAGTACAGCTATTTCAATGATGATATTCAGGGCACAGCTGCCACGGGTCTGGCTGGATTTTTGGCTGCCGAGCGACTGCTGAAGTGTCAGCTGGAGGATCaagtgtttcttttttgttggcgCAGGCAGCGCTGCCATTGGCATTGCGAACCTTTTGTGCAAAGAGCTAATATCGCGTGGAGTCAGCGAAGAGGACGCCCCCACAAAAATATCTACGTTCTTGAGCAACATGGTCTCCTCACCACAGAATCGAAGGGTCTGAATGAAGAGACATGTCGCTATGCAAAGCAAATGGAGCCAATAAAAGATCTAGCGATGGCTGTGGAAAAACTAAAGCCTGCCATACTCTTGGCTGCCACTGGCACAAGAGGACTGATCAATGAACAAGTGCTGCGTCTGATGGCAGAATACAATGAACGCCCTGTAATCTTTGCCCTCTCCAATCCCACATCCAATGCCGAGTGCACAGCTGAGCAGGCATTTGAACACACTGAggtgaatattaatattattatacccgatatagccatgtccatatatgcgtctgtctgtctgtccgttccccactctatggtatatttaaaatgtaatattatatcaaaataccTAATATAACCAtgggtatattttgtttatcgaTACATAAAATATGGCcttgggtatattttagtatattccaCTATTAGTTTCCtgtattttgagaataataccgcactctgttacttttattgaaaatagtagcgagtatctcacactttcttacttttatttataagtttttatttgtttcattatttatatacttatttaatttcttcaaTAGGGTCGCGTTATCTTCAGCTCTGGATCACCGTTCCCCCCAGTTGTTATCAATGGCAAACGCCACACAACCGGTCAGGCCAACAACTGTCTTGTCTTTCCCGGTATAGCTCTTGGTGCTCTGAGTATGCGAGCTCGTCATCTGCCCCATCAGATATTCCTGAATGTGGCTCGAGTTGTGGCCAACTATACATCAGATGAAGATTTAGAATCTGGCAATTTGTATCCCCCAATTCGTGACGTCAATGATTTATCCTTTGAAGTTGCATTGAATGTAGCCAAATACTTAGAagaaaatggtatatttttgatttaatgatTTGCAAATATGTTATTCTACTTTCGATTGCAGATCTATCCAATTTGCATCCTAAGCCCAAAGATCTTTGTACATTTTTGCACAGCTATTTGTATCGCTTGACCTATGGACCTTCTTTACCCGAAACCTGGGAGTATCCGGATTTGGAGAACTCGGCagaaaaatgctaaaaagtCTGATTTAAATTTGTAGTGTAACTGACGTTGCTAATCAAATAAAACTCAATCAAATAtggttatatttttatatttcggttaatcttttttaaaattctaattttgGCAGACAAACCTGTAATCAATGTCAGccagattttaaaaataaaatcaatgaaaaGCGAGAAAAGGGCAATTCAGAAAACTGAAGTGCAAAATCTGTTTATTGTTCATCTCATTTTCATATATAGACCTTGGCTCTTTATTGAACACACATTGACATTCAAAGgccatctttttttttagcaattcTGTATTACAGTTTTCGGGGTTCTGTTTTTCGGGGTATTTCATCGAGTGAATGACGAAGCGACCCAAATAGCGGCAGGAAAATGTTGAGCATTTTAACGTCATTATTGTCTGTCAGCGCGACATtgacatatgtatgcatggcCATACTgtaagtgtgtttgtgtgtgtgtgtgtgtaagtatgtgagtgtgctgctgttttgcatataaaataagaCGAAATGTGTGTGCTCACCAAAAATgtcaatcaattttttaaacGTCCTGCGTACACACATATTTGCTTTGCCAGACTTCACGCGCTATCTCCCTCTTTGACTCCCCTCTCACTCTCATcgtttgtctctctctctctctccttcagTGTGCCAGGACATGCATGCATTAAAAAGCAATTGGTGTTAAAGGAGCAGTCACGTTGTCTGCCTGTCTATCAGCTTGGCATGCGGCACCTTCTCTCCCTCtagctccctctctctttctccctctacAAGGACCCTACCCCAATAGGTGGTGTGAAAGggacacatacgcacacaaacacacacacacacaataaccGTTAAAATACACAAAGAAGGAGGCGCCGCCCGggcacagcaaaagcaaaaaaagggaaaatgtaaaatcattTTCTTCAACTGACAGctgtcaaaatatttgctcTCTGTCAACGTGCTTCGTTGTCTGCGTCTTCGATTTTCCATCCATCTATGCGAGTGTACAACTCTGTGTGTATtcacgtatgtgtgtgtgtttgtgtgtcccctgtaaatttcattttaatattcattactTCACACTATAATACTGAAGGTTATCACTGACCGAAAACCCGTCAGCGTGCTCTGTTTTGCTTCGAGGTTTTTGCCTTTCTTTTTATCTGCTGCTCactcattttccattttccatttgacctttttttttttttggtgtgatGGTCTGCTCTATTAAGCTTTAACAAAATGTAGTTGATCGTAAGCAGACAATATGCAAATCTcgaaaatacaacaaaaaaacgaaatggaGACCCTACAAGTggtcgacacacacacatatacagtgagagagaaagaggctGTTTAGTTCCGCTCAGTTCAGTTGCCATGGCTTATAGAATTTAATTGCCTATAAAAAACTGTGTGGCTTGTGGAACGACGAGGCAGACAAGTCGTAAATTTTGAGTGCCTTTGGCGTCCCCCAACACCcaacttctgctgctgctgctgc encodes the following:
- the LOC133840716 gene encoding LOW QUALITY PROTEIN: NADP-dependent malic enzyme-like (The sequence of the model RefSeq protein was modified relative to this genomic sequence to represent the inferred CDS: deleted 3 bases in 2 codons); the encoded protein is MAFKGINVNSIARISPRNWLRICHHVRRCTHSDPYSEIVRNNSDVIMNSRLNKGLAFTLKERQLLGVHGLMPCNFRSMEEVVEVAKNNFMSRKDPLGQYTYLMSLRSLHERIFYRFISENAELALPIMYTPTVGSVVNLFSMVYRMGMGMYVTLYDRGHIIDVLKNWRVQSVRGICVTDGERILGLGDMAANGMGIVLGKLFLYTALGGVPPQILLPITLDVGTNNQLLLDDPHYVGARVKRIRGAEYDDFVEEFMQAAVTCFGDDTFIHFEDFATPNAYKFLRKYQYKYSYFNDDIQGTAATGLAGFLAAERLLKCQLEDQVFLFVGAGSAAIGIANLLCKELISRGVSEEDAPKNIYVLEQHGLLTTESKGLNEETCRYAKQMEPIKDLAMAVEKLKPAILLAATGTRGLINEQVLRLMAEYNERPVIFALSNPTSNAECTAEQAFEHTEGRVIFSSGSPFPPVVINGKRHTTGQANNCLVFPGIALGALSMRARHLPHQIFLNVARVVANYTSDEDLESGNLYPPIRDVNDLSFEVALNVAKYLEENDLSNLHPKPKDLCTFLHSYLYRLTYGPSLPETWEYPDLENSAEKC
- the LOC133840715 gene encoding NADP-dependent malic enzyme-like, coding for MAQRQVLHGLGRGIGWSMSHKRQPNSTTVRYSHWMPTIAKSDYRKSVDPKYNKGMSYTYEERQRLSLCGLLPPAYRTMEQQLYAVSESFANQTSDLHRYIFLRALRQRHERLYYEFLSKRVNECMPIIYTPTVGTACVKFSLLHYTALGLYVTRYDKGHVIDVLKNWPQPEIRAVCITDGERILGLGDQGANGMGISVGKMDLYTALGRIPPQFLMPAVLDVGTNNQTHLADPLYIGIRQERLRGPEYEEIVQEFMDAVVEVWGPQTLIHFEDFATPNAFKFINKYQDCYCYFNDDIQGTAATGLAAFLGVERISKKPLQDHVIFMAGAGSACLGIAKLVIKELLKRNVSEKDAYKNIYIADQFGLVTKETKEMIPDLKPFRKDMPPIKSLEEMVEKFKPSILLGATGSAGIFTEKVLRTMGKHNERPAIFAVSNPTTKAECTAEQAYNFTEGRALFCSGSPFPPVVFNGKRIVPGQANNSFAFPGVALAVMCTRPFKIPDDVFLVAAKTLADYAEKHYPGEEKLFPTTVEACDVAFDIAVNVAKYFFDKGLSNVFPKPDDISDFIKQQQYYTNYGSSLPPVWEYPELPSCPLPDEWEKKTNKQRS